A single window of Bradyrhizobium daqingense DNA harbors:
- a CDS encoding DUF302 domain-containing protein has product MGYYFSKTLQVGFDEAVRRTTEALKQGGFGIITEIDVTRTFKDKLGVDFRNYRILGACNPQLAYEALQLEDKVGTMLPCNVVVQEIAHDRTEIAAIDPVASMQANEDPDLKASAERVQTLLRNVIDGL; this is encoded by the coding sequence ATGGGCTATTACTTCAGCAAGACCTTGCAGGTCGGGTTCGACGAAGCCGTGCGACGCACTACCGAAGCTCTCAAGCAAGGCGGCTTCGGCATCATCACGGAAATCGACGTCACGCGAACGTTCAAGGACAAGCTCGGTGTCGATTTCCGAAACTATCGTATCCTTGGGGCATGCAATCCACAGCTTGCCTACGAAGCACTCCAGCTTGAGGACAAGGTCGGCACCATGCTGCCCTGCAACGTCGTCGTTCAGGAGATCGCTCACGATCGCACCGAAATCGCTGCCATTGATCCCGTCGCGTCGATGCAGGCAAATGAAGATCCTGACCTCAAGGCATCGGCTGAGCGTGTCCAGACCTTGCTCCGGAACGTGATCGACGGCTTGTAG
- a CDS encoding chaperone modulator CbpM, with product MIAVDDLLATISALQRSDLERWISEELVVPEQDGGPLTFSDLECARIRLICTLTYELDVDDSALPVVLSLLDQLYDTRQRLFSLTRAIKTQDETVQLAIAAATSPESKVQEGDH from the coding sequence GTGATAGCTGTCGATGATCTCTTGGCGACCATCTCCGCGCTCCAGCGCAGCGATCTCGAGCGTTGGATCAGCGAAGAGCTCGTCGTTCCGGAACAGGACGGAGGGCCTCTGACGTTCTCAGACTTGGAATGCGCGCGGATCCGTCTCATCTGTACCCTGACCTATGAACTCGATGTTGATGACAGCGCGCTACCGGTAGTGCTGTCGCTGCTTGATCAGCTTTATGACACCCGCCAACGATTGTTTTCCCTGACCCGGGCCATCAAGACGCAGGACGAAACCGTTCAACTCGCTATCGCAGCCGCGACCTCGCCGGAGAGTAAAGTCCAGGAGGGCGATCATTAG
- a CDS encoding Spy/CpxP family protein refolding chaperone, giving the protein MLKFNQLVAAASVSLTIAMSSIGANAQPYGPGAHGWGRDMMGSGMMMGPGFMDRGGFRGTCSPAAVGFSGWRIDRLEQVIKPTDAQRAKFDELKAASDKASEALRLACPTEVPPTAVGRMEFMEKRMEAMLQAVKTMRPAFEAFYATLSDEQKSRLDSPSDRGRFWRHLW; this is encoded by the coding sequence ATGCTCAAATTCAATCAACTCGTTGCAGCCGCTTCGGTATCGCTCACCATCGCAATGTCTTCCATAGGCGCCAACGCGCAGCCTTACGGACCTGGAGCGCATGGATGGGGACGAGACATGATGGGGTCCGGCATGATGATGGGGCCGGGATTCATGGACCGAGGTGGATTCCGAGGCACATGCAGCCCTGCTGCCGTCGGCTTTTCCGGATGGCGCATCGACCGGCTCGAACAGGTCATCAAACCAACAGACGCTCAACGTGCCAAGTTCGATGAATTGAAGGCGGCATCCGACAAAGCCTCCGAGGCTCTGCGCCTCGCTTGCCCGACTGAAGTGCCGCCCACCGCGGTCGGTCGAATGGAGTTCATGGAGAAGCGCATGGAGGCGATGCTGCAGGCCGTGAAGACCATGCGTCCCGCTTTTGAGGCCTTCTACGCCACGCTCAGCGACGAGCAGAAGAGCCGGCTGGATTCGCCTTCGGACCGGGGGCGCTTTTGGCGGCACCTTTGGTAG
- the ppsA gene encoding phosphoenolpyruvate synthase: MSGYIRSFLEIGLGDVGLVGGKTASLGELYSALASHGVAVPNGFAITADAYREALLRGGVADELHRLLDGIDKSKIKHLASKAAKAREIIYKAMDTPLLREQIVEAYRQLEREAGTGVAVAVRSSATAEDLPTASFAGQHESFLNVRGPKDLFEACRRCFASIFTDRAISYRIDNGFDHFKVALSVAVMKMVHSDLAASGVVFTLDTESGFRDVVFVTGCYGLGETIVQGQVDPDEFYVHKPTLSQGYRRVLRRRLGAKQIRMIYGKRGGSHATLTRNVPDAERQKFCISDPEVLSLAEIAVRIEAHYSRHAGVSMPMDIEWAKDGVDGKLYIIQARPETVASQRAADVYETYNLKGHGSVIVNGRAVGEKIASGRTRRISSARDLAAFRPGEILVAPATSPDWEPIMKIAAGIITDKGGRTCHAAIVARELGIPAVVGATHATEKIKTGTEVSICCAEGDVGSVYPGKVAFDVTKTPVSELRQPRTAIMVNVGTPEMAFRTAMQPQAGVGLARMEFIISEHIRVHPMALLKPDKIKSTRARAEIARLVRGFQSPADFFVQRLAEGVGTIAAAFYPKPVIVRLSDFKTNEYASLIGGEGFEPREENPMLGFRGASRYSHPAYTEGFALECAALRLVRKEMGLSNLRVMVPFCRTVEEGRRVIATMAANGLRRGEDGLEIYVMCEIPNNVIQIDAFSQLFDGFSIGSNDLTQLTLGVDRDSDIVAFDFDERDPGMLEMFRQAVVGAKRNGRHIGICGEAPANYPEIARYLTGLGIDSISVNPSSVFRTMAVVSDAEANQPKSET; the protein is encoded by the coding sequence ATGTCCGGATATATCAGATCTTTCCTCGAAATCGGATTGGGCGATGTCGGGCTGGTCGGCGGCAAGACCGCTTCGCTCGGCGAATTGTATTCAGCTCTCGCATCCCACGGGGTTGCCGTCCCCAATGGCTTCGCCATCACGGCAGACGCCTATCGCGAAGCGCTATTGCGGGGCGGTGTCGCGGACGAACTTCACCGGCTTCTCGATGGGATCGACAAGAGCAAGATCAAGCACCTCGCGAGCAAAGCCGCTAAGGCCCGCGAGATCATATACAAGGCAATGGACACGCCGCTGCTGCGCGAACAGATCGTGGAAGCCTATCGGCAGCTTGAACGCGAGGCCGGGACCGGGGTCGCTGTCGCCGTACGGAGCTCTGCGACCGCGGAGGATTTGCCGACAGCGAGTTTTGCAGGCCAGCACGAAAGTTTTCTCAATGTGCGCGGGCCCAAAGACTTGTTCGAAGCTTGCCGGCGCTGCTTTGCCTCCATTTTCACCGATCGCGCGATTTCCTATCGCATCGACAACGGCTTCGATCATTTCAAGGTCGCGCTTTCTGTCGCCGTGATGAAAATGGTCCACTCCGATCTGGCGGCCAGCGGTGTCGTCTTTACGCTCGATACCGAATCCGGCTTTCGTGACGTGGTCTTCGTCACGGGCTGCTACGGTCTCGGCGAGACCATCGTGCAAGGCCAGGTGGATCCGGACGAATTCTACGTCCACAAGCCCACGCTCAGCCAGGGATATCGCCGGGTGCTGCGTCGCCGGCTCGGAGCCAAGCAGATCCGCATGATCTATGGCAAGCGCGGAGGCAGCCATGCGACGCTCACGCGCAACGTGCCTGACGCCGAACGACAGAAGTTTTGCATTTCCGATCCGGAGGTCCTGAGCCTGGCCGAGATCGCGGTCCGGATCGAAGCCCACTACTCCAGACATGCCGGCGTTTCGATGCCGATGGACATCGAATGGGCCAAGGACGGGGTCGACGGGAAGCTTTACATCATTCAGGCCCGGCCAGAGACCGTTGCCTCCCAGCGTGCAGCGGACGTCTATGAGACCTACAATCTCAAGGGACACGGCTCGGTCATCGTCAACGGCCGCGCTGTCGGAGAGAAGATCGCATCCGGGCGTACGCGCCGCATTTCGTCCGCGCGCGATCTTGCAGCCTTCCGTCCTGGAGAAATTCTGGTGGCACCGGCCACCAGCCCGGATTGGGAGCCGATCATGAAGATCGCGGCCGGCATCATCACCGACAAGGGCGGTCGCACCTGCCATGCGGCGATCGTGGCCCGAGAGCTGGGCATCCCCGCCGTGGTCGGCGCCACGCACGCGACCGAGAAGATCAAGACCGGGACTGAAGTCTCGATCTGCTGCGCCGAAGGTGACGTTGGAAGCGTTTATCCGGGAAAGGTTGCGTTTGACGTGACCAAGACACCCGTGAGCGAGCTACGACAGCCGCGCACGGCTATCATGGTGAATGTCGGAACTCCGGAGATGGCTTTCCGCACGGCGATGCAGCCGCAGGCCGGAGTCGGCCTCGCCCGGATGGAGTTCATCATCAGTGAGCACATCCGCGTTCACCCCATGGCATTGCTCAAGCCGGACAAGATAAAGTCAACCAGGGCACGGGCCGAGATCGCACGCTTGGTCAGAGGCTTCCAGAGCCCGGCCGACTTCTTTGTTCAACGACTGGCGGAAGGCGTCGGCACCATCGCCGCGGCATTCTATCCGAAGCCAGTGATCGTACGGCTTTCCGATTTCAAGACCAACGAATATGCCAGCCTGATTGGCGGGGAAGGCTTTGAGCCCAGGGAAGAGAATCCGATGCTGGGATTCCGGGGTGCCTCGCGCTACAGTCATCCCGCCTACACCGAAGGATTTGCGCTGGAGTGCGCGGCGCTTCGCCTGGTGCGAAAGGAGATGGGTCTCTCCAATCTGCGCGTCATGGTGCCGTTCTGCCGAACCGTGGAGGAAGGCCGTCGCGTGATCGCCACGATGGCGGCCAACGGACTGAGACGCGGCGAAGACGGTCTCGAAATTTACGTCATGTGCGAGATTCCGAATAACGTCATCCAGATCGACGCGTTTTCTCAGTTATTCGATGGGTTTTCGATTGGTTCCAACGATCTTACCCAGCTCACGCTGGGGGTCGACCGGGATTCCGATATCGTAGCCTTCGACTTCGACGAACGGGACCCGGGAATGCTGGAGATGTTTCGGCAGGCGGTGGTCGGCGCAAAGCGCAACGGTCGCCATATCGGCATCTGCGGCGAAGCGCCCGCGAACTATCCGGAGATCGCGCGATATTTGACGGGACTTGGCATCGATTCGATCAGCGTCAATCCCTCGAGCGTGTTTCGCACCATGGCCGTGGTGTCCGACGCCGAAGCCAATCAGCCAAAATCCGAGACGTGA
- a CDS encoding SbmA/BacA-like family transporter has translation MLSKGAYHSPGERQLLLRFWRTARGFWTGKSARWAWLLTVLLVATVLLQLLTQYSLNFWNRDFLNAVERKNGNELLSQALRFIPLAAASLSLAVFSVWGRMTLQRKWRAWLSDELYRYWLERDRFVRLNFVAGDYQAPEYRIAEDGRLATDLPVDLTLGLISSLLTATTFIGILWIVGGNLDIDVSGQTLTIPGYLVLAVIAYSVAVAATTMLIGRQLTQVLEDNKRAEAELRAIGTHWRESGEDKALRPDGRDGLRAMEAALAAVVSAWLKYCWQLMRLTIITHTNSLLTPVIGVLLCTPKYVAGTMLLGEVVQAAAAFVVVQGACSWFTDNYPRLAEWAASANRVASLLLALDKIYQCPTCDESAVDWCEPEARHYSLE, from the coding sequence ATGCTTAGCAAAGGGGCATACCACTCACCCGGCGAGCGGCAGCTGCTGCTGCGCTTCTGGAGGACTGCCCGCGGCTTCTGGACGGGCAAGTCGGCGAGGTGGGCCTGGCTTCTCACCGTGTTGCTCGTTGCGACGGTGCTTCTGCAATTGCTGACGCAGTATTCGCTGAACTTCTGGAACCGCGACTTCCTCAACGCGGTCGAGCGCAAGAACGGCAACGAGCTCCTCAGCCAAGCGCTGCGCTTCATTCCGCTCGCCGCGGCCAGCCTGTCGCTCGCCGTCTTCTCGGTCTGGGGGCGGATGACGCTGCAGCGAAAGTGGAGAGCCTGGCTCAGCGATGAGCTTTACCGTTACTGGCTGGAGCGGGATCGTTTTGTGCGGCTGAACTTCGTGGCGGGAGACTATCAGGCGCCCGAATATCGGATTGCCGAGGATGGCAGGCTGGCAACGGACCTGCCGGTGGACCTCACCCTCGGGCTCATCAGTTCACTGCTTACGGCGACTACATTCATCGGCATTCTCTGGATCGTCGGGGGCAACCTGGACATCGACGTCTCCGGGCAGACCTTGACCATTCCCGGCTATCTCGTGCTCGCCGTGATCGCCTACTCGGTTGCGGTCGCGGCGACGACGATGCTGATCGGCCGCCAGCTGACGCAGGTCCTGGAGGACAACAAGCGGGCTGAAGCGGAGTTGCGAGCGATCGGAACTCATTGGCGTGAAAGCGGAGAAGACAAGGCCTTGCGGCCGGACGGCAGGGACGGGCTTCGCGCCATGGAAGCGGCGCTCGCGGCAGTAGTTTCCGCCTGGCTGAAATATTGCTGGCAACTCATGCGTCTCACAATCATAACCCACACGAACTCGCTTCTGACGCCCGTGATCGGCGTGCTGCTCTGCACGCCAAAATATGTTGCCGGCACGATGCTCCTCGGCGAGGTCGTACAGGCCGCGGCGGCGTTCGTCGTGGTCCAGGGTGCCTGCAGTTGGTTTACGGACAACTATCCACGTCTTGCGGAATGGGCGGCGTCGGCCAACCGTGTTGCGTCGCTACTTCTCGCGCTGGACAAGATCTATCAATGTCCGACGTGCGACGAGTCGGCCGTTGACTGGTGCGAACCGGAAGCTCGGCACTATTCCTTGGAATGA
- a CDS encoding 1-phosphofructokinase family hexose kinase, with product MAEIPQLDIVTLTINPAVDISTSVSKMVPYTKMRCAEPQRDPGGGGINVARVLKRLGLEATAVYPAGGATGQTLAALVEREAVRSIVIPISNDTREDITVFDETSKEQFRLVFPGASLSEFEWQQCLDTIAHLSPQAGFVIASGSLPPGVPADFYGRVVRASKGAARVIVDTSGASLKPALEAGVYLIKPNLREFQELAGISCADEPALLEAGRRLFERYRIEIIALSMGPGGALLLTRGIALRANGLAMEPVSVSGAGDSFLGAMVSRLADGDKLDSALRYGVAGGSAALLSPGTGLCLGADVHRLASSVNVTTISGYHA from the coding sequence TTGGCTGAGATACCGCAACTCGACATCGTCACCCTGACCATCAATCCGGCCGTCGATATCTCGACCTCGGTCAGCAAGATGGTGCCCTACACGAAGATGCGCTGCGCCGAGCCACAGCGCGATCCCGGCGGTGGCGGGATCAATGTGGCCCGTGTCCTGAAACGGCTCGGCCTTGAAGCGACCGCAGTCTATCCGGCAGGCGGCGCAACCGGACAAACCCTGGCGGCGCTGGTTGAACGCGAGGCCGTGCGCAGTATCGTGATCCCGATATCGAACGATACCCGCGAAGACATCACCGTTTTCGACGAGACCAGCAAGGAGCAGTTCCGGCTGGTGTTCCCGGGCGCCTCCCTCAGCGAATTCGAATGGCAGCAGTGTCTCGACACCATTGCGCACCTCAGTCCGCAGGCTGGCTTTGTCATCGCAAGCGGCAGCCTGCCGCCGGGAGTTCCGGCCGATTTCTACGGCAGGGTGGTCCGGGCCTCGAAAGGGGCCGCCAGGGTCATTGTTGACACGTCCGGCGCCTCGCTGAAACCAGCGCTGGAGGCGGGCGTCTATCTCATCAAGCCCAACCTTCGGGAGTTTCAGGAGCTGGCCGGGATCAGCTGCGCCGACGAGCCTGCGCTGCTGGAGGCGGGGCGCCGCCTGTTCGAGCGCTATCGCATCGAGATCATCGCGCTCTCCATGGGCCCCGGCGGCGCCCTGCTCCTGACGCGCGGCATCGCTTTGCGTGCGAATGGCCTTGCTATGGAGCCTGTCAGCGTTTCCGGCGCGGGCGACAGCTTCCTGGGGGCGATGGTGTCGCGCTTGGCCGATGGTGATAAGCTCGATAGCGCGCTGCGTTACGGCGTTGCCGGCGGGTCCGCGGCACTGCTCAGTCCCGGCACGGGGCTTTGCCTCGGTGCGGATGTTCATCGTCTCGCATCCAGCGTGAACGTTACAACCATTTCCGGCTATCATGCTTAG
- a CDS encoding DnaJ C-terminal domain-containing protein encodes MKDPYETLGVTRSATDKEIKSAFKKLARKFHPDLHPGDKEAEAKFKAISAANDLLKDKEKRRRFDAGEIDASGAERPQERFYRDFADGPAYTTHAAQDGFDSNEDLEEFLAKAFAGRGQRSERAFRARGQDVSYVLPVAFVDAATGAAHTITLPDGKTLEVIVPEGAEDRQMLRLKGQGMPGYGDGPPGDAYVELHIQPHPFFHRKDDNIHVEIPVTLREAVLGGRIEVPTITQAVTVTIPKGSNSGTTLRLRERGIRNRKSGQRGHQLITLKVILPTVEEPELIQFLEAWRPNNPQDPRKEMEP; translated from the coding sequence ATGAAAGACCCTTACGAGACGCTCGGCGTAACCCGATCCGCGACCGACAAGGAAATCAAAAGCGCCTTCAAAAAACTCGCGCGCAAATTTCATCCTGACCTCCATCCGGGCGACAAGGAGGCAGAGGCCAAGTTCAAGGCCATCTCGGCTGCCAACGATCTGCTCAAAGACAAGGAGAAGCGGCGGCGGTTTGACGCGGGTGAGATCGACGCCAGCGGCGCAGAGCGACCGCAGGAGCGTTTCTATCGCGACTTCGCGGACGGGCCTGCCTACACCACCCACGCCGCGCAGGATGGATTTGACAGCAACGAAGATCTGGAAGAATTCCTGGCAAAAGCGTTTGCCGGCAGAGGGCAACGATCAGAGCGGGCATTCCGGGCGCGCGGTCAGGATGTGAGCTACGTTCTACCAGTGGCCTTCGTGGACGCCGCCACCGGCGCCGCGCACACCATCACGCTGCCGGACGGCAAGACCCTGGAGGTGATTGTCCCCGAGGGCGCCGAGGACCGACAGATGCTGCGGCTAAAAGGCCAGGGAATGCCTGGCTATGGCGACGGACCGCCTGGCGATGCCTATGTCGAGTTGCACATCCAGCCGCATCCGTTCTTCCATCGCAAGGATGACAACATCCACGTCGAAATACCCGTAACCCTGCGCGAGGCGGTGCTGGGAGGCAGGATCGAGGTGCCGACAATCACTCAAGCGGTGACGGTGACAATCCCAAAGGGTTCGAATTCCGGAACCACGCTGCGGCTGCGCGAACGAGGTATCCGCAACCGAAAGTCCGGGCAGCGCGGACATCAATTGATCACGCTGAAGGTGATCCTTCCCACGGTCGAAGAACCCGAACTGATACAGTTTCTGGAAGCATGGCGTCCGAACAACCCTCAGGATCCACGCAAGGAGATGGAGCCGTGA
- a CDS encoding nitroreductase — translation MDLKEAIYSRRAVREFTSQPVDEEVLRQLIDAAIQAPSAVNQQPWLFTIVRDKALLSRISREAKAHMLKTSAAALASHHFQSILENPDFDIFYHAPALVVISAPEGPWVVEDCALAAENLMLAACAVGLGTCWIGFAQGWLGTSEGKSSLKLAGTTVPAAPIIVGHPKMAVAPVPRKAAKIDWIS, via the coding sequence ATGGATCTCAAGGAAGCAATCTATAGTCGGCGCGCGGTACGCGAATTCACCTCGCAGCCGGTGGACGAGGAGGTGTTGCGGCAACTCATCGATGCTGCCATCCAGGCGCCTAGCGCCGTCAATCAACAGCCATGGCTGTTTACGATCGTGCGGGACAAAGCGCTGCTCTCGCGCATTTCGCGCGAGGCAAAGGCCCATATGCTCAAGACCTCGGCTGCGGCGTTGGCATCGCATCACTTCCAAAGCATTCTCGAAAATCCCGACTTCGACATATTCTATCACGCTCCAGCATTGGTCGTGATCTCGGCACCCGAGGGCCCATGGGTCGTTGAGGATTGTGCTCTCGCGGCGGAGAATTTGATGCTGGCGGCCTGCGCCGTCGGGTTGGGAACATGCTGGATCGGGTTTGCACAGGGCTGGCTTGGAACGTCGGAGGGGAAGTCGTCGCTCAAGCTTGCCGGCACGACCGTGCCAGCCGCGCCCATCATCGTAGGGCATCCCAAAATGGCAGTGGCGCCGGTTCCCAGAAAGGCCGCGAAGATTGACTGGATTTCGTAG
- a CDS encoding GH1 family beta-glucosidase, with product MPTTQLPNTASLPPDFIWGVSTSSFQIEGATQEDGRGLSIWDIYCRTGEIKNHDTGDSACDHYHRYREDVGLMKALGVQAYRFSVAWPRVRPLGRGSANEAGLSFYDRLIDELLAAGIEPWLCLYHWDLPQALEERGGWLNRESAVWFADYASLIAARFGDRVKRFATFNEPSMFSLFSRSLGKRDGSSEDKLHRMIHNVNLAHGAAVDVLRANVINASIGCIHNRQPCRPSSASEADAAAAARLNVYWNAGFPDPQCRGEYPLSMRVAIEPHMQPGDLARICRPLDWFGLNHYSPVYVKARADSMLGYDFGDKPASLPLTPIGWPIDPDAFSRTLQDVHAQYGLPIYVLENGYGDSGQPNQTGAVIDPGRIEFLKAYINAMNEAASSGVDVRGYFVWSLLDNFEWDSGYSIRFGLTYVDYASLQRTPKSSFGWYAGLIKAMQP from the coding sequence ATGCCGACAACGCAACTGCCAAATACCGCCAGCCTGCCCCCCGATTTCATCTGGGGTGTTTCCACCTCCAGCTTCCAGATCGAAGGGGCAACTCAAGAGGACGGGCGCGGATTGAGCATCTGGGACATCTATTGTCGGACCGGTGAAATCAAGAATCACGATACCGGCGACAGCGCCTGTGACCATTATCATCGCTACCGCGAAGATGTCGGTCTCATGAAGGCGCTGGGCGTGCAGGCGTACCGGTTCTCGGTCGCCTGGCCGCGCGTCCGGCCACTCGGGCGCGGATCTGCCAACGAGGCCGGCCTTTCATTCTACGACCGGCTGATCGACGAGCTCTTGGCCGCCGGTATCGAACCGTGGCTGTGCCTGTATCATTGGGACCTTCCGCAGGCCTTGGAGGAGCGCGGTGGCTGGCTCAATCGGGAATCGGCCGTGTGGTTCGCCGACTATGCGAGTTTGATCGCCGCGCGCTTTGGCGACCGGGTCAAGCGCTTTGCGACATTCAACGAACCGTCGATGTTCAGCCTGTTCAGCCGTTCGCTCGGCAAACGCGACGGCAGCAGCGAGGACAAGCTCCACCGCATGATCCACAACGTCAATCTCGCCCACGGGGCGGCGGTGGATGTGCTCCGCGCTAACGTGATCAACGCCTCGATCGGCTGTATCCACAATCGACAGCCATGCCGGCCTTCCAGCGCAAGCGAGGCCGATGCAGCGGCTGCGGCACGCCTGAATGTGTATTGGAATGCGGGCTTTCCGGATCCGCAATGCCGCGGCGAGTATCCTCTATCGATGCGCGTGGCGATCGAACCGCATATGCAGCCGGGCGACCTGGCGCGGATTTGCCGTCCGCTCGATTGGTTCGGACTGAACCACTATAGCCCGGTCTACGTGAAGGCGCGGGCGGATTCGATGCTGGGCTACGACTTCGGTGACAAGCCGGCCAGCCTGCCCTTGACCCCGATCGGATGGCCGATCGATCCCGACGCTTTCAGTCGAACACTGCAGGATGTGCACGCACAGTATGGCCTCCCCATTTACGTGCTCGAGAATGGCTATGGTGATTCCGGCCAGCCCAACCAGACCGGTGCGGTGATCGACCCGGGTCGGATAGAGTTCTTGAAGGCCTATATCAACGCGATGAACGAAGCCGCTTCCAGCGGCGTCGATGTTCGTGGCTATTTCGTTTGGTCGCTTCTCGACAATTTCGAGTGGGACTCCGGGTACAGCATCAGGTTCGGCCTGACATACGTTGATTATGCTTCGCTGCAGCGAACGCCGAAATCGTCCTTCGGCTGGTATGCCGGTCTGATCAAGGCGATGCAGCCATGA
- the glk gene encoding glucokinase, protein MMKAIPPSRTTLLADVGGTNVRFALLADGMVSTITRMAVSDSATFQEALAAYLSASTQVDKMAHAILAASGVVQDGRCALTNNSWVIDAEELRRTHGFSTVRLINDFEAVAWALPRLGASSLLQLGGRQRIAGAPLAAIGPGTGLGMAVSIPHLGGRIVLSSEGGHSTMASGSLREDAVIEHLRRRFGHVSAERVLSGAGLENLHDALAEIDGVSSPKRRAADITRAAIDGTSTVSRGAVDMFCAMLGSVAGNLALALNARGGIFIGGGILRHMPDYLAASQFRRRFEEKGRLRKFLEPIPAYLILDDDVAFVGLRNLMEVEGLG, encoded by the coding sequence ATGATGAAGGCAATCCCGCCAAGCCGAACCACCCTGCTTGCAGACGTTGGAGGCACCAACGTCCGTTTCGCGCTGTTGGCCGACGGCATGGTCAGCACGATAACCCGTATGGCTGTCAGTGATTCCGCCACCTTTCAGGAGGCGCTCGCTGCCTATCTCTCCGCTTCCACCCAGGTCGACAAGATGGCTCACGCAATCCTTGCCGCTTCCGGCGTGGTTCAGGATGGCCGCTGCGCGCTCACGAACAATTCCTGGGTGATCGATGCCGAGGAACTGCGTCGGACTCATGGATTCTCGACCGTACGCCTGATCAACGATTTCGAGGCGGTTGCATGGGCCCTGCCGCGGCTTGGCGCGAGCAGTCTGCTGCAGCTGGGTGGGCGGCAGCGGATCGCAGGAGCGCCCCTTGCTGCAATCGGCCCCGGCACCGGCTTGGGAATGGCCGTCAGCATACCGCACCTCGGCGGGCGGATCGTCCTTTCGAGCGAAGGGGGGCATTCCACGATGGCGAGCGGCTCCTTGCGCGAGGATGCCGTCATCGAGCATTTGCGCCGACGCTTCGGACATGTGTCCGCCGAACGTGTTCTGTCAGGCGCAGGACTGGAAAACCTCCATGACGCTCTGGCCGAGATCGACGGCGTGAGCTCACCAAAACGTCGCGCCGCCGACATCACGCGGGCGGCAATCGACGGGACTTCTACGGTTAGCCGCGGCGCCGTTGATATGTTTTGCGCGATGCTGGGGTCCGTCGCGGGCAACCTCGCGCTCGCGCTGAATGCGAGAGGTGGGATATTCATTGGCGGCGGCATTTTGCGCCACATGCCAGACTATCTTGCCGCCTCCCAGTTTCGCCGGCGCTTCGAGGAGAAGGGGCGGCTCCGAAAATTCCTGGAGCCGATACCGGCTTATTTGATCCTGGACGACGACGTCGCGTTTGTCGGCCTTCGTAACCTGATGGAGGTCGAAGGCCTTGGCTGA
- a CDS encoding sulfite exporter TauE/SafE family protein → MLSLTQGAFGLASGSLVGFSLGLVGGGGSILAVPLLVYLVGVSDPHVAIGTSAVAVAANAAVNLVNHARAGNVKWRCASVFALAGMAGAFLGSTLGKIIEGQKLLALFAILMMAVGALMLKGRAGAGEPSVRLNRENLPKLVALGGLTGALSGFFGIGGGFLIVPALIAATGMPILYAVGSSLVAVTAFGLTTAANYALSGLVDWYLAALFISGGVVGGMLGAGSASSLAARKGALNTIFAALIFAVAIYMLVRNLGLT, encoded by the coding sequence ATGTTGTCGCTGACCCAAGGTGCGTTCGGCCTTGCCTCTGGCTCGTTGGTCGGCTTTTCGCTGGGGCTGGTCGGAGGAGGCGGATCCATCTTGGCCGTGCCGCTCCTCGTCTATCTCGTCGGGGTGTCGGATCCGCATGTGGCGATCGGCACCAGTGCGGTCGCAGTTGCGGCGAACGCTGCAGTGAACCTCGTCAACCACGCTCGGGCCGGTAACGTGAAGTGGCGTTGCGCCTCTGTGTTCGCGCTCGCAGGCATGGCCGGCGCCTTTCTGGGCTCTACCCTTGGCAAGATCATCGAAGGACAGAAGTTGCTGGCGTTGTTCGCTATCCTCATGATGGCGGTGGGCGCGCTGATGCTGAAGGGCCGGGCCGGCGCGGGCGAGCCATCGGTCCGGCTTAACAGAGAGAACCTGCCGAAACTCGTCGCCCTGGGAGGTCTCACGGGAGCCTTGTCCGGCTTCTTCGGGATCGGCGGTGGGTTTCTGATCGTACCGGCGCTGATTGCGGCCACTGGCATGCCTATCCTCTATGCGGTCGGTTCCTCCCTTGTGGCGGTGACCGCTTTCGGCCTGACGACGGCGGCCAACTACGCCCTGTCCGGTTTGGTGGATTGGTATCTCGCTGCGTTGTTTATCTCCGGCGGAGTTGTTGGCGGGATGCTCGGCGCCGGCTCGGCAAGCTCGCTCGCCGCGCGCAAAGGTGCGTTGAACACCATATTCGCGGCCCTGATATTCGCGGTGGCGATCTATATGCTGGTCCGCAATCTCGGCCTCACGTGA